The proteins below come from a single Mus musculus strain C57BL/6J chromosome 5, GRCm38.p6 C57BL/6J genomic window:
- the Oas1d gene encoding inactive 2'-5'-oligoadenylate synthase 1D: MARELFRTPIWRLDKFIEDQLLPDTTFLTELRADIDSISAFLMERCFQGAAHPVRVSRVVMGGCYNEYTVLKGRSEANMVVFLINLTSFEDQFNGQVVFIEEIWRHLLQLQQEKLCKLKFEVQSPKEPNSRFLSFKLSCPERQHELEFDVQPAYDALYEVRHFKPFDSSNYNKVYAQLTHECTTLEKEGEFSICFTDLHQSFLRYRAPKLWNLIRLVKHWYQLCKEKLRGPLPPQYALELLTVYVWEYGIHENPGLHTAQCFRTVLELVTKYKRLRIYWTWCYDFQHEISDYLQGQIKKARPLILDPADPTRNVAGSDLQAWDLLAKEAQIWIDSTFFTNHDMSIVEAWEVMPERQECVFL, from the exons ATGGCGAGGGAACTCTTCAGAACCCCAATCTGGAGGCTGGATAAGTTCATAGAGGATCAACTCCTTCCTGACACCACCTTCCTTACTGAGCTCAGAGCAGACATCGACTCCATAAGTGCTTTCCTGATGGAGAGATGCTTCCAAGGTGCCGCCCATCCTGTGAGGGTCTCCAGGGTTGTGATG GGTGGCTGCTACAATGAATACACTGTGCTCAAGGGCAGGTCTGAGGCCAACATGGTGGTGTTCCTTATCAATCTCACAAGCTTTGAGGATCAGTTCAACGGACAGGTAGTGTTCATTGAGGAAATTTGGAGACACCTACTCCAGTTGCAGCAAGAGAAACTATGTAAACTCAAGTTTGAGGTCCAGAGCCCAAAGGAGCCCAACTCCAGGTTTCTGAGCTTCAAGCTGAGCTGCCCCGAGCGCCAGCATGAGTTGGAATTTGATGTGCAGCCAGCCTATGATGCCCTGT ATGAAGTAAGACACTTCAAGCCCTTTGACTCCAGTAACTACAACAAAGTCTACGCCCAACTCACCCATGAGTGCACCACACTGGAGAAGGAGGGCGAGTTCTCCATCTGCTTCACCGACCTCCATCAGAGCTTCCTGAGGTATCGTGCGCCCAAGCTCTGGAACCTCATCCGTTTGGTCAAGCACTGGTATCAACTG TGTAAGGAGAAGCTGAGGGGGCCGCTGCCTCCACAGTACGCCCTGGAGCTGCTCACAGTCTACGTCTGGGAATACGGGATCCACGAAAACCCTGGACTCCATACAGCCCAGTGCTTCCGCACTGTCTTAGAACTTGTCACCAAGTACAAACGGCTTCGAATCTACTGGACATGGTGTTATGACTTTCAACACGAGATCTCTGACTACCTGCAGGGACAGATCAAAAAAGCCAG GCCTCTGATCCTGGATCCAGCAGACCCAACAAGGAATGTGGCTGGTTCAGACTTACAGGCATGGGACCTGCTGGCAAAGGAGGCTCAGATCTGGATAGATTCGACTTTCTTTACGAACCATGATATGTCCATTGTGGAAGCCTGGGAAGTgatg CCAGAGAGACAAGAATGTGTCTTCCTGTGA